A stretch of the Glycine soja cultivar W05 chromosome 13, ASM419377v2, whole genome shotgun sequence genome encodes the following:
- the LOC114382510 gene encoding WD repeat-containing protein 75-like: MIRGGENYVSSAPAFSNDGKRLLVCSGSTVSIFSTATGSLVSSLEGHTAAVTAVVVIPSSTGLSYCWTASVDGTIRHWDFSVPECVKIIDLCLPIFSMVVPSILSPREENGKKTANAIAYVSVQVINAPDNRSKPLYGQIRKCNLTHFRSVSQLILKETERPESLTISHLGNFLGIKDKRKLHIWAVPKKDSDSAVSKKITLHHTKTFTVLAFHPTERTVAAGDVTGRILIWHEFGAQKFLNSSGLVNGRSMDQENKDGVRQNDDAESSVTRHWHSSGVRCLSFSSDGAYLYSGGKEGVLVIWRLDTKKNYFLPRFGSPLLYFVESPDRSLFSISHADNQVLILKKPSKPMEIISCISGIKPPLPSQDICEGLSSRVAFDCTSGLLAVQTENYAIQFYSLFANREVYEVQVCERNHQPVDEVTVVVSLVELSVDGSMMGTVDVKLPEDGIGGFICLKFWDLDDNKRFSLSTLIYEPHRDAHISAVAFHPTRPMAVSTSYGGDFKIWVCREEIQQKGQMVRSSGWRCHAVGSYKNKAMRAAAFSADGSVLAVAADTVITLWDPNNNVLIAVIGETQMPIMRLVFAGKSDYLLSVCHGSKPQLSVWSMSKLVASWSYRLQIEAVSSAIDLSYFAVLALLPESNEYTFKGDGIILLFNVTDPVPVASWSVTKAKGGRLAFLKGDPSEQAVIDGKPTQTLLAYINGDHEYAIFHPSGGKACELSMTKQEDLVFEETGQFGYTSIYGELPKFDLKRKMDSSISSAASSSKRPWVTIFSGLSQSLPPLTKLCSEFLESLLEKRTATVE, encoded by the exons ATGATACGCGGAGGCGAAAACTACGTTTCTTCCGCTCCGGCGTTCTCGAACGACGGCAAGCGCCTTCTCGTTTGCAGCGGCTCCACCGTGTCCATCTTCAGCACCGCCACCGGCTCCCTCGTTTCCTCCCTCGAAGGTCACACCGCCGCCGTCACCGCCGTCGTGGTGATCCCCTCCTCCACTGGCCTAAGCTACTGCTGGACCGCTTCCGTCGACGGAACCATCCGCCACTGGGACTTCTCCGTTCCCGAATGCGTCAAGATTATCGACCTTTGCTTACCCATCTTCTCTATG gtggTGCCTTCGATTTTGTCTCCGCGGGAAGAAAACGGGAAGAAGACGGCGAATGCTATTGCTTACGTGTCTGTTCAAGTTATAAACGCACCGGACAATCGCTCCAAGCCTCTTTATGGACAGATCAGGAAGTGTAATTTGACCCACTTTCGCTCCGTTAGCCAACTTATCTTGAAAGAG ACCGAACGACCAGAATCTTTAACCATTAGTCACTTGGGAAATTTTTTGGGTATAAAAGACAAGCGGAAACTTCATATATGGGCAGTTCCTAAAAAGGACTCTGATTCTGCTGTGTCTAAGAAGATTACCCTGCATCATACAAAGACCTTTACTGTTCTTGCATTCCATCCGACAGAGAGAACTGTGGCTGCCGGTGATGTAACTGGAAGAATTTTAATTTGGCATGAATTTGGTGCTCAGAAGTTCTTGAACAGTAGCGGATTAGTGAATGGAAGATCAATGGATCAGGAAAATAAGGATGGGGTAAGGCAAAATGATGATGCTGAATCAAGCGTCACACGGCATTGGCACTCTTCTGGAGTGAGGTGTCTATCTTTCTCTTCAGATGGAGCCTACCTTTACTCAG GTGGGAAGGAAGGAGTTCTTGTGATTTGGCGGTTAGAcacaaaaaagaattattttttaccaaGATTTGGATCTCCACTTTTGTATTTCGTAGAATCTCCTGATCGATCACTTTTCTCA ATATCTCATGCAGATAATCAAGTGCTTATATTGAAGAAGCCTTCAAAGCCAATGGAAATAATAAGCTGTATTTCTGGTATCAAG ccCCCTTTGCCTTCTCAAGATATATGTGAAGGTCTTTCCAGCCGAGTTGCCTTTGACTGCACTTCTGGTTTATTGGCTGTACAAACAGAGAATTATGCCATCCAATTCTACAGCTTGTTTGCTAATCGCGAAGTTTATGAg GTTCAAGTTTGTGAAAGAAACCATCAACCAGTTGATGAGGTCACG GTGGTGGTGAGCTTGGTGGAGCTGTCTGTCGATGGCTCTATGATGGGTACAGTTGATGTCAAACTTCCTGAAGATGGAATAGGAGGTTTTATTTGCTTGAAGTTTTGGGATTTGGATGATAACAAGAGATTTTCATTATCTACCCTTATTTATGAACCACACAG GGATGCTCATATTTCTGCTGTTGCTTTCCATCCAACTCGTCCTATGGCTGTCAGCACATCCTATGGTGGAGATTTCAAG ATATGGGTTTGCAGGGAAGAAATTCAGCAAAAAGGCCAGATGGTTCGGAGTTCTGGTTGGAGGTGTCATGCTGTTGGGTCATACAA AAATAAAGCCATGAGAGCTGCTGCTTTTTCAGCTGATGGTTCTGTGCTGGCAGTTGCAGCAGACACTGTTATTACATTGTGGGATCCTAATAATAATGTCCTCATTGCTGTTATaggagaaactcaaatg CCTATTATGAGGCTCGTCTTTGCTGGAAAGTCAGATTATCTTCTGTCTGTATGTCATGGTTCAAAACCGCAGCTGTCTGTTTGGAGTATGTCAAAGTTAGTTGCATCTTGGTCATACAGACTCCAAATAGAAG CTGTCTCATCTGCAATAGATTTGTCATATTTTGCTGTCCTTGCTCTCCTTCCCGAATCGAATGAATATACATTTAAAGGTGATGGGATAATCTTATTATTCAATGTGACAGATCCTGTTCCTGTGGCTTCCTGGTCAGTTACTAAG GCCAAGGGAGGAAGGCTTGCTTTTCTCAAAGGAGATCCATCAGAACAAGCAGTTATTGATGGGAAACCAACGCAGACACTGCTTGCATATATAAATGGAGATCATGAATATGCCATCTTTCATCCATCTGGCGGAAAAGCCTGTGAGCTTAGTATGACTAAGCAGGAGGATCTTGTGTTTGAAGAAACAG GACAATTTGGATACACATCAATTTATGGAGAGCTTCCCAAGTTtgatttgaaaaggaaaatggATTCATCGATTTCAtctgctgcttcttcttccaagAGGCCTTGGGTGACCATATTTAGTGGATTATCACAATCGTTGCCACCCCTCACTAAATTGTGCTCGGAATTTTTGGAGTCCCTGCTTGAGAAAAGGACAGCAACTGTAGAATGA
- the LOC114381037 gene encoding uncharacterized protein LOC114381037 codes for MSINSESTPPPLIGKIGPYTVFMTPPSTPKPSDDHPVTTTTTTKIAPPPPQIPKAVPSPKPVSDPDDSVFGFFRNAVTKVQTAHSSLDDHLARWFGLNQSKYQWALDDYYESKGMEKGDIKVKEISSKVQSV; via the exons ATGTCGATTAACAGCGAATCTACGCCGCCACCGCTGATCGGCAAAATCGGGCCTTACACCGTCTTCATGACGCCGCCGTCTACACCCAAACCCTCCGACGACCACCccgtcaccaccaccaccaccaccaagatCGCACCTCCGCCGCCTCAGATTCCCAAAGCCGTTCCTTCCCCCAAACCCGTCTCCGACCCCGACGATTCCGTCTTCGGCTTCTTCAGAAATGCCGTTACCAAGGTCCAAACCG CACACTCAAGTTTGGATGATCATTTGGCACGTTGGTTTGGGTTGAATCAGTCAAAGTATCAATGGGCTCTTGACGATTATTATGAGAGCAAGGGAATG GAAAAAGGAGAcattaaagtgaaagaaatatCGAGCAAAGTACAGAGTGTTTGA
- the LOC114380849 gene encoding adagio protein 1: MEWDSNSDLSGDEEEEGFVFNDGDDAGPLPFPFPVVENLLQTAPCGFVVTDAHEPDNPIIYVNTVFEIVTGYRAEDVLGRNCRFLQCRGPFAKRRHPLVDSTVVSEIRRCLEEGIEFQGELLNFRKDGSPLMNRLRLTPIYGDDETITHVIGIQFFTEANIDLGPVPGSTIKESAKSSDRFRSVLSSLQTLPVGGRNVSRGVCGIFQLSDEVLSLKILAQLTPRDIASVSSVCRRLYELTKNEDLWRMVCQNAWGSETTHVLETVPGARRLGWGRLARELTTLEAAAWRKLTVGGAVEPSRCNFSACAVGNRVVLFGGEGVNMQPMNDTFVLDLNSSNPEWQHVQVSSPPPGRWGHTLSCVNGSHLVVFGGCGRQGLLNDVFVLDLDAKPPTWREISGLAPPLPRSWHSSCTLDGTKLIVSGGCADSGVLLSDTFLLDLSMEKPVWREIPVAWTPPSRLGHTLSVYGGRKILMFGGLAKSGPLRFRSSDVFTMDLSEEEPCWRCVTGSGMPGAGNPGGIAPPPRLDHVAVSLPGGRILIFGGSVAGLHSASQLYILDPTDEKPTWRILNVPGCPPRFAWGHSTCVVGGTRAIVLGGQTGEEWMLSELHELSLASSAI, encoded by the exons ATGGAGTGGGACAGCAATTCCGATCTGAGCGGGGACGAAGAGGAGGAAGGGTTCGTCTTCAACGACGGCGACGACGCTGGCCCTCTCCCGTTCCCCTTCCCCGTCGTCGAAAACCTCCTCCAAACGGCTCCCTGCGGCTTCGTCGTCACCGACGCGCACGAGCCTGACAACCCTATCATTTACGTCAACACCGTCTTCGAGATCGTCACCGGATACCGCGCCGAGGACGTTCTCGGCCGGAATTG CCGTTTCTTGCAGTGTCGAGGTCCATTTGCTAAGAGAAGGCATCCGTTGGTGGACTCAACAGTAGTTTCAGAAATTAGAAGATGCCTtgaagaggggattgaattcCAAGGTGAGTTGCTGAACTTTAGGAAAGATGGATCTCCTCTGATGAACAGATTGCGGCTGACACCTATATATGGAGATGATGAGACTATAACACATGTCATTGGAATCCAGTTCTTCACAGAGGCAAACATTGATCTTGGTCCTGTTCCGGGTTCTACAATTAAGGAATCTGCTAAATCGTCTGATCGATTTCGTTCCGTGCTTTCCTCGTTGCAGACTCTTCCAGTGGGGGGCAGGAATGTATCTCGTGGAGTTTGTGGGATTTTTCAACTGAGTGATGAGGTACTGTCTCTCAAGATACTTGCTCAATTAACTCCTAGAGATATTGCATCAGTTAGCTCTGTCTGTAGACGATTATATGAGCTGACAAAAAACGAAGACCTCTGGAGAATGGTTTGCCAAAATGCATGGGGCAGTGAGACTACACATGTTTTAGAGACTGTGCCTGGTGCAAGGAGACTTGGATGGGGTCGGCTGGCAAGGGAATTGACCACTCTTGAAGCAGCAGCATGGAGGAAGTTGACTGTTGGAGGTGCTGTTGAACCCTCACGCTGTAATTTTAGTGCTTGTGCAGTTGGTAATAGAGTTGTGCTTTTTGGTGGTGAAGGGGTTAACATGCAACCCATGAATGACACCTTTGTATTGGATCTCAATTCTAGTAATCCTGAGTGGCAACACGTCCAGGTAAGCTCTCCTCCTCCTGGTCGTTGGGGCCACACGCTTTCTTGTGTTAATGGTTCTCATTTGGTTGTATTTGGAGGCTGTGGAAGGCAGGGCTTGCTCAATGATGTGTTTGTCCTGGACCTGGATGCAAAGCCTCCAACTTGGCGTGAAATTTCTGGATTGGCACCTCCACTTCCCAGATCATGGCACAGCTCCTGTACTCTTGATGGTACTAAGTTGATAGTTTCTGGGGGATGTGCAGACTCTGGAGTTCTCTTGAGTGACACTTTCCTCCTTGATTTGTCAATGGAGAAGCCTGTCTGGAGAGAGATACCAGTGGCATGGACCCCACCATCTCGTCTGGGCCACACATTGTCTGTTTATGGTGGTAGGAAAATACTGATGTTTGGGGGTCTGGCCAAGAGTGGGCCCTTGCGTTTTCGTTCCAGTGATGTATTCACAATGGATTTAAGTGAGGAAGAACCTTGTTGGAGATGTGTGACAGGGAGTGGCATGCCTGGTGCTGGAAATCCTGGGGGCATAGCTCCTCCTCCTAGACTTGATCATGTTGCTGTTAGTCTTCCAGGTGGGAGAATTCTAATATTTGGTGGGTCTGTTGCTGGTCTTCACTCTGCCTCTCAGCTTTACATTCTTGATCCAACTGATGAGAAGCCTACATGGAGAATCCTAAATGTACCTGGGTGCCCTCCAAGATTTGCTTGGGGACACAGTACATGTGTTGTTGGAGGAACAAGAGCTATCGTACTGGGTGGTCAAACCGGGGAGGAATGGATGCTAAGCGAGCTCCATGAACTTTCCTTGGCTAGCTCTGCCATCTAA
- the LOC114382547 gene encoding homogentisate phytyltransferase 1, chloroplastic-like isoform X1, with product MKFKSQTQTQPPQHYCYIWIRCFFDLFLILTTLLLSPPLVCLLIISRSVFRLRQIFPLAGGNFCRTKCFANIYHASSYLPNASWHNRKIQKEYNFLRFRWPSLNHHYKSIEGGCTCKKCNIKFVVKATSEKSFESEPQAFDPKSILDSVKNSLDAFYRFSRPHTVIGTALSIISVSLLAVEKISDISPLFFTGVLEAVVAALFMNIYIVGLNQLSDVEIDKINKPYLPLASGEYSFETGVTIVASFSILSFWLGWVVGSWPLFWALFVSFVLGTAYSINVPLLRWKRFAVLAAMCILAVRAVIVQLAFFLHIQTHVYKRPPVFSRSLIFATAFMSFFSVVIALFKDIPDIEGDKVFGIQSFSVRLGQKPVFWTCVILLEIAYGVALLVGAASPCLWSKIVTGLGHAVLASILWFHAKSVDLKSKASITSFYMFIWKLFYAEYLLIPFVR from the exons ATGAAATTCAAATCTCAAACTCAAACTCAGCCTCCACAGCACTACTGTTATATATGGATTCGATGCTTCTTCGATCTTTTCCTAATATTAACAACGCTTCTTCTCTCGCCACCACTGGTATGTCTGCTTATAATTTCTCGATCTGTTTTCCGTCTGAGACAGATATTCCCACTGGCTGGTGGAAATTTCTGCAGAACTAAATGTTTCGCCAACATTTACCATGCAA GTTCTTATTTGCCAAATGCTTCATGGCACAATAGGAAAATccaaaaagaatataattttttgaggTTTCGGTGGCCAAGTTTGAACCACCATTACAAAAGCATTGAAGGAGGGTGTacatgtaaaaaatgtaatataaaatttgttgtgAAAGCGACCTCTGAAAAATCTTTTGAGTCTGAACCTCAAGCTTTTGATCCAAAAAGCATTTTGGACTCTGTCAAGAATTCCTTGGATGCTTTCTACAGGTTTTCCAGACCTCACACAGTTATTGGCACA GCATTAAGCATAATTTCTGTGTCCCTCCTTGCTGTTGAGAAAATATCAGATATATCTCCATTATTTTTTACTGGTGTGTTGGAG GCTGTGGTTGCTGCCCTGTTTATGAATATTTATATTGTTGGTTTGAATCAATTGTCTGATGTTGAAATAGACAAG ATAAACAAGCCGTATCTTCCATTAGCATCTGGGGAATATTCCTTTGAAACTGGTGTCACTATTGTTGCATCTTTTTCAATTCTG AGTTTTTGGCTTGGCTGGGTTGTAGGTTCATGGCCATTATTTTGGGCCCTTTTTGTAAGCTTTGTGCTAGGAACTGCTTATTCAATCAAT GTGCCTCTGTTGAGATGGAAGAGGTTTGCAGTGCTTGCAGCGATGTGCATTCTAGCTGTTCGGGCAGTAATAGTTCAACTTGCATTTTTCCTTCACATCCAG ACTCATGTATACAAGAGGCCACCTGTCTTTTCAAGATCATTGATTTTTGCTACTGCATTCATGAGCTTCTTCTCTGTAGTTATAGCACTGTTTAAG GATATACCTGACATTGAAGGAGATAAAGTATTTGGCATCCAATCTTTTTCAGTGCGTTTAGGTCAGAAGCCG GTATTCTGGACTTGTGTTATCCTTCTTGAAATAGCTTATGGAGTCGCCCTCCTGGTGGGAGCTGCATCTCCTTGTCTTTGGAGCAAAATTGTCACG GGTCTGGGACACGCTgttctggcttcaattctctGGTTTCATGCCAAATCTGTAGATTTGAAAAGCAAAGCTTCGATAACATCCTTCTATATGTTTATTTGGAAG CTATTTTATGCAGAATACTTACTCATTCCTTTTGTTAGATGA
- the LOC114382547 gene encoding homogentisate phytyltransferase 1, chloroplastic-like isoform X2, whose product MDSMLLRSFPNINNASSLATTGSYLPNASWHNRKIQKEYNFLRFRWPSLNHHYKSIEGGCTCKKCNIKFVVKATSEKSFESEPQAFDPKSILDSVKNSLDAFYRFSRPHTVIGTALSIISVSLLAVEKISDISPLFFTGVLEAVVAALFMNIYIVGLNQLSDVEIDKINKPYLPLASGEYSFETGVTIVASFSILSFWLGWVVGSWPLFWALFVSFVLGTAYSINVPLLRWKRFAVLAAMCILAVRAVIVQLAFFLHIQTHVYKRPPVFSRSLIFATAFMSFFSVVIALFKDIPDIEGDKVFGIQSFSVRLGQKPVFWTCVILLEIAYGVALLVGAASPCLWSKIVTGLGHAVLASILWFHAKSVDLKSKASITSFYMFIWKLFYAEYLLIPFVR is encoded by the exons ATGGATTCGATGCTTCTTCGATCTTTTCCTAATATTAACAACGCTTCTTCTCTCGCCACCACTG GTTCTTATTTGCCAAATGCTTCATGGCACAATAGGAAAATccaaaaagaatataattttttgaggTTTCGGTGGCCAAGTTTGAACCACCATTACAAAAGCATTGAAGGAGGGTGTacatgtaaaaaatgtaatataaaatttgttgtgAAAGCGACCTCTGAAAAATCTTTTGAGTCTGAACCTCAAGCTTTTGATCCAAAAAGCATTTTGGACTCTGTCAAGAATTCCTTGGATGCTTTCTACAGGTTTTCCAGACCTCACACAGTTATTGGCACA GCATTAAGCATAATTTCTGTGTCCCTCCTTGCTGTTGAGAAAATATCAGATATATCTCCATTATTTTTTACTGGTGTGTTGGAG GCTGTGGTTGCTGCCCTGTTTATGAATATTTATATTGTTGGTTTGAATCAATTGTCTGATGTTGAAATAGACAAG ATAAACAAGCCGTATCTTCCATTAGCATCTGGGGAATATTCCTTTGAAACTGGTGTCACTATTGTTGCATCTTTTTCAATTCTG AGTTTTTGGCTTGGCTGGGTTGTAGGTTCATGGCCATTATTTTGGGCCCTTTTTGTAAGCTTTGTGCTAGGAACTGCTTATTCAATCAAT GTGCCTCTGTTGAGATGGAAGAGGTTTGCAGTGCTTGCAGCGATGTGCATTCTAGCTGTTCGGGCAGTAATAGTTCAACTTGCATTTTTCCTTCACATCCAG ACTCATGTATACAAGAGGCCACCTGTCTTTTCAAGATCATTGATTTTTGCTACTGCATTCATGAGCTTCTTCTCTGTAGTTATAGCACTGTTTAAG GATATACCTGACATTGAAGGAGATAAAGTATTTGGCATCCAATCTTTTTCAGTGCGTTTAGGTCAGAAGCCG GTATTCTGGACTTGTGTTATCCTTCTTGAAATAGCTTATGGAGTCGCCCTCCTGGTGGGAGCTGCATCTCCTTGTCTTTGGAGCAAAATTGTCACG GGTCTGGGACACGCTgttctggcttcaattctctGGTTTCATGCCAAATCTGTAGATTTGAAAAGCAAAGCTTCGATAACATCCTTCTATATGTTTATTTGGAAG CTATTTTATGCAGAATACTTACTCATTCCTTTTGTTAGATGA